One Papaver somniferum cultivar HN1 chromosome 10, ASM357369v1, whole genome shotgun sequence genomic window carries:
- the LOC113316344 gene encoding putative disease resistance protein RGA1, producing the protein MLIKKTLPSVPASSSRSSRHFPRKQKLSVVSIVGMGGLGKTSLAQLVYSDDLTIRHFEEQIWVCVSDKFDVYRILKEMMESFTDCSYCKIPSNLDVLARLVKAYLTGKKYLLVLDDLWNEDAGDWEKLHGVLVNGVKGSKLLVTTRSQKVASVIGGKVHNLQTLTDNDCWSIMQKRISFPLPQNMIIIGRDIAKKCDGLPLAANFLGSLLHSRREEGVWVSINSDKDLWVQPENKRVISILKLSYDNLPSPLKQCFSYCCLFPKDWKIERGILIRMWMAEGFLQLPADEVNNRSFEDVGNDYFEFLLYNSFFQDIEKDELGVILKCKMHDLVHDLAMSIVDGNEFWIGWKEDVSQVRRLQLICDKGSSATTAKVLCKAKNLRTIVALDPENYSQIGSFSSAKHLRILYPVGVWGKKFSISVSKFKHLRFLDLSKCELDSSHDVSLNHSYDLQTLILHWCKNVSGFLGGIKHLKSLRHLDVSLSDIEVLPDDSIVYLTNLQTLNLENCMNFKALPENIGVLKHLSYLDLSYSSVSKIPDSITCISNLETLNIKNSDSSLSDLPTELGALTRLRSLDLFTIQVLPESCISNLCNLEIVKFGHACELPKEIKNWPKLRQFSFNRFRNDAIMPKVIQKLTCLETLDPYMVRKEAEDIQICRSDHHSGIEELAALNFLQVLYLDKLENVRGGIEDAERAKLKDKPDLRELYLSWRSLPTYKIKTNTEDPEDDDMVLEGLHPHHNLRRLEIHRFMGLNLPKWMDSSSICMLPNLVFLLLSGCNRCKILPALGMLPSLVTLAVHSMENVEEWVSPPSSVDSFPLLEDLEMGDCLKLRNAPNSTFPSLKTMRFLRTTGLAVAHSLYFGSRGRGGCLTSLISIYIKVSPGLQNFPLSVLLQHNTPNLYSLEIRDCYSLEGFLDDTDDLNNNSSGNSALRKLEIMNCPVLTSLPDLRLWTSLEELTIKNCENLNKESIPYNLKKSLSFIKDFYVDFI; encoded by the coding sequence ATGCTGATTAAAAAAACGTTGCCTTCTGTGcctgcatcatcatcaaggtcatCACGACATTTTCCCCGTAAACAGAAACTTTCGGTCGTGTCCATTGTGGGTATGGGGGGCCTGGGTAAGACATCATTAGCGCAGTTGGTATACAGTGACGATTTAACAATAAGACACTTTGAAGAACAAATCTGGGTATGTGTATCTGACAAGTTTGATGTGTATAGGATTTTAAAAGAAATGATGGAGTCCTTTACCGATTGTTCATATTGTAAAAttccatcaaatcttgatgtGCTGGCGAGGCTAGTTAAGGCATACCTGACTGGTAAGAAATATCTTTTAGTACTGGATGATCTATGGAACGAGGATGCTGGAGATTGGGAAAAACTACACGGTGTCCTTGTCAATGGTGTTAAAGGAAGCAAATTATTAGTCACCACACGCAGCCAAAAAGTTGCTTCTGTTATTGGGGGTAAGGTTCATAATTTACAAACATTAACAGATAATGATTGTTGGTCTATCATGCAGAAAAGAATTTCATTTCCACTTCCTCAGAATATGATTATTATTGGGCGGGACATAGCAAAGAAGTGCGATGGCTTACCACTTGCGGCAAACTTTCTTGGAAGTCTACTACACTCCAGAAGAGAAGAAGGAGTCTGGGTTTCAATCAATAGTGATAAGGATTTGTGGGTTCAACCAGAAAATAAAAGAGTCATATCAATCTTGAAGTTGAGCTATGATAACTTGCCTTCGCCTTTGAAACAATGTTTTTCGTATTGTTGTTTGTTTCCGAAAGACTGGAAAATTGAAAGAGGGATATTGATTCGTATGTGGATGGCGGAAGGATTTCTTCAGCTACCTGCAGATGAGGTAAATAATAGATCTTTTGAAGATGTAGGAAATGattattttgagtttttgttgTATAACTCATTTTTTCAGGATATAGAGAAGGATGAACTTGGTGTCATCCTTAAGTGTAAGATGCATGATCTTGTGCATGATCTTGCAATGAGTATTGTAGATGGTAACGAATTTTGGATTGGCTGGAAGGAAGATGTTTCACAAGTTCGACGTTTACAACTGATATGCGACAAAGGATCATCTGCAACAACTGCAAAAGTGCTGTGCAAGGCAAAGAATTTGCGAACAATTGTTGCTCTTGATCCAGAGAATTATTCACAAATCGGTAGTTTTTCTTCTGCTAAGCATTTACGCATATTATATCCAGTCGGTGTTTGGGGTAAAAAGTTTTCCATCTCGGTTTCTAAGTTCAAACATTTGAGGTTCCTCGACCTCTCGAAGTGTGAACTTGATTCATCACATGATGTGTCATTAAATCATTCTTACGATTTGCAGACGTTGATACTGCATTGGTGCAAAAATGTTTCAGGGTTTCTTGGTGGAATTAAGCATTTGAAAAGTTTGAGGCATCTGGATGTCTCACTTTCTGATATTGAAGTTCTACCTGATGATTCTATCGTTTACCTCACTAATTTGCAGACGTTGAATCTAGAAAATTGTATGAATTTTAAAGCCTTACCAGAAAATATTGGGGTTTTAAAACATCTTAGTTACCTTGACCTTTCTTATTCCTCAGTTTCAAAAATACCCGATTCTATCACTTGCATTAGCAATCTAGAAACGTTGAATATTAAGAATTCTGATTCTAGCTTATCTGACTTGCCTACAGAACTAGGAGCTTTAACCCGATTAAGGTCCCTTGATTTGTTTACTATCCAAGTATTGCCTGAATCTTGCATTAGCAACCTCTGTAATTTGGAGATAGTGAAATTTGGACATGCATGTGAGCTTCCCAAAGAAATTAAGAACTGGCCCAAACTAAGACAGTTTAGCTTTAACCGCTTTAGAAATGATGCTATCATGCCCAAGGTTATTCAAAAGCTAACATGCCTTGAAACATTGGATCCATACATGGTAAGGAAAGAAGCAGAAGATATTCAGATATGCCGAAGTGATCATCACAGTGGGATAGAAGAGTTAGCAGCCCTCAACTTCCTTCAAGTGTTGTATTTAGATAAGTTGGAGAATGTGAGAGGAGGAATTGAAGATGCGGAGAGAGCTAAGTTAAAGGATAAGCCAGATTTGAGAGAATTATATTTAAGTTGGAGATCACTTCCCACCTATAAAATTAAAACGAATACTGAAGATCCTGaagatgatgatatggttttagAAGGTCTTCATCCTCATCACAATTTGAGAAGGCTGGAAATTCATCGATTCATGGGTTTAAATCTTCCGaagtggatggattcatcgtcTATTTGCATGCTTCCGAATTTGGTCTTCTTATTATTAAGTGGTTGCAACAGATGTAAGATACTTCCAGCTCTAGGTATGCTCCCTTCGTTAGTTACTCTAGCAGTCCATTCTATGGAAAATGTAGAAGAATGGGTTTCTCCTCCTTCATCTGTTGATTCCTTCCCTCTCCTCGAGGACCTAGAAATGGGTGATTGCCTGAAATTGAGAAACGCACCGAACTCAACGTTTCCTTCTCTCAAGACGATGAGATTTTTGAGAACAACCGGTTTGGCAGTAGCACACTCGTTGTATTTTGGAAGTAGAGGTAGAGGAGGATGTCTGACCTCTCTCATATCCATCTATATAAAAGTGTCTCCAGGGCTGCAAAATTTTCCACTGAGCGTACTACTCCAGCATAATACTCCGAATCTTTATTCTTTGGAGATCCGTGATTGTTACAGTTTAGAAGGTTTTCTCGATGATACTGATGATCTGAACAACAACAGCAGCGGCAACAGTGCTCTCCGCAAATTGGAAATAATGAATTGCCCTGTTTTAACATCTCTGCCAGATTTACGATTATGGACTTCTCTTGAGGAATTAACCATAAAGAACTGCGAAAATTTGAATAAGGAGTCTATACCGTATAATCTCAAGAAATCACTCTCCTTTATTAAAGATTTTTATGTTGATTTTATATAG